In a single window of the Verrucomicrobiales bacterium genome:
- a CDS encoding exodeoxyribonuclease VII small subunit, producing the protein MSGTTKPVSSSPKAADPVVFEEALKKLESIVDKMETGDLPLDKMLAQYEEGVRLGQICQQKLAEAELRIETLEKNSAGELVLKPSSHLSPEDE; encoded by the coding sequence GTGTCAGGCACAACCAAACCAGTTTCTTCGTCCCCGAAGGCGGCCGATCCGGTCGTCTTTGAAGAGGCTTTGAAGAAGCTTGAGTCCATCGTGGACAAGATGGAAACGGGCGACCTTCCGCTCGATAAGATGCTGGCTCAGTATGAGGAAGGCGTGCGTTTGGGTCAAATCTGCCAACAGAAATTGGCTGAAGCCGAGCTCCGAATCGAAACACTGGAAAAGAATAGCGCTGGCGAACTGGTTTTGAAGCCTTCGTCGCACCTTAGCCCTGAAGATGAATAA
- a CDS encoding 1-deoxy-D-xylulose-5-phosphate synthase: protein MNNSTSGRYLDMVDHPSHVKKLTVDQLGQLSSEIREELITKLAKNGGHLGPNLGVVELSVALHYVFSTPTDKFVWDVSHQVYVHKILTGRKDRFHTIRTTEGLNGFALRSESEHDCYGAGHAGTALSAALGMAAARDQKKGDEHVVCIFGDAALTNGISFEALNNIHHTTKRFIGILNDNEWSIAKNVGAIATYLGKLTTNPRYNKLTRDFGAWIKRLPKGQLALKIGHKAEEFMKSAATAVSLEQNPAAMESDGRGGHGSSVLFEEMGVRYLGPIDGHDLPLLISTLEFAKTFDQPIVIHILTQKGRGYDAALQHPEKFHGLGPYDIRTGDTPPPKPGTPPAYQDVFGQAMVKLCQKDASLVGVTAAMPSGTGLKALEKAMPERYYDVGIAEEHAVLFAAGMATMGFHPVVAIYSTFLQRGYDCIVHDVALQDLPVIFCMDRAGLSANDGPTHHGLFDISFLRCVPNIICMSPKDEDELVDMMFTASHQKHPTFIRYPRGAGEGVPIKDQPKLLPVGMAEVVQNFANNRAQKISIFALGNMMKMGLEAASQLIAQGFDVAVINPRFTKPIDAELTAHFGNVSDVVVTMEDHVLMGGYGSTVLELFSEKRIHTPVVRIGWPDAFIEHASSVDYLRAKHGLTVQRTVELVKAQFTLAPVDSPSATKAVNPVKGS, encoded by the coding sequence ATGAATAACAGCACGAGCGGTCGTTACTTGGACATGGTGGATCACCCTTCGCACGTCAAGAAATTGACGGTGGACCAACTGGGGCAACTGTCCTCGGAGATCCGGGAGGAGTTGATCACGAAGCTCGCCAAAAACGGGGGGCATCTAGGCCCCAATTTGGGTGTCGTGGAGCTGAGCGTGGCGCTGCACTACGTGTTCTCGACTCCGACGGATAAGTTCGTCTGGGACGTGAGCCATCAGGTCTACGTGCACAAGATTCTCACGGGGCGCAAGGACCGTTTTCACACCATTCGCACGACCGAGGGACTGAACGGCTTTGCGTTGCGCAGCGAGAGCGAGCACGATTGCTACGGGGCGGGGCACGCAGGTACTGCTCTTTCGGCAGCGCTGGGTATGGCCGCTGCCCGCGACCAAAAGAAGGGTGACGAGCATGTGGTGTGCATCTTCGGCGACGCCGCCTTGACCAACGGGATTTCATTCGAGGCGCTCAACAACATCCACCACACGACCAAGCGCTTCATTGGCATCCTTAACGACAATGAGTGGAGCATTGCCAAGAATGTCGGGGCCATCGCCACCTACTTGGGCAAGCTGACCACCAATCCTCGTTACAACAAGCTGACCCGAGATTTCGGTGCCTGGATCAAGCGGCTTCCGAAGGGCCAATTGGCCCTCAAGATCGGCCACAAGGCTGAGGAATTCATGAAGAGCGCCGCCACCGCGGTTTCGCTCGAACAAAACCCTGCGGCGATGGAGTCGGACGGGCGCGGGGGGCACGGAAGCAGCGTCTTGTTTGAAGAGATGGGCGTTCGCTACCTGGGCCCGATCGATGGCCATGACCTGCCTCTATTGATCAGCACCCTGGAGTTCGCCAAGACCTTCGACCAGCCAATCGTGATCCACATTCTGACGCAGAAGGGTCGGGGCTACGATGCTGCTTTGCAGCATCCTGAGAAGTTCCATGGACTCGGGCCTTACGATATTCGCACGGGCGATACGCCGCCTCCCAAGCCGGGCACTCCGCCTGCCTATCAAGACGTGTTCGGTCAGGCGATGGTGAAGCTGTGTCAGAAAGATGCCAGTCTGGTAGGGGTGACGGCCGCGATGCCGAGCGGCACGGGGCTCAAAGCCCTGGAAAAGGCCATGCCGGAGCGCTACTACGATGTGGGTATCGCGGAGGAGCACGCGGTGCTGTTTGCCGCGGGCATGGCCACCATGGGATTCCATCCGGTCGTGGCCATCTATTCGACCTTCCTTCAGCGTGGCTACGATTGCATCGTGCATGACGTGGCGCTCCAGGACCTGCCGGTGATTTTCTGTATGGATCGGGCTGGACTGTCGGCGAACGATGGTCCGACGCACCATGGTCTCTTTGACATCTCCTTCCTGCGCTGCGTGCCGAACATCATTTGCATGTCGCCCAAGGATGAAGACGAGCTGGTGGACATGATGTTCACGGCGTCGCACCAGAAGCATCCGACCTTCATTCGCTATCCGCGGGGGGCAGGAGAAGGGGTGCCCATCAAGGATCAGCCTAAGCTATTGCCGGTCGGCATGGCGGAAGTGGTGCAGAACTTTGCCAATAACCGGGCTCAGAAGATCTCTATCTTCGCGCTGGGGAACATGATGAAGATGGGCTTGGAGGCCGCCAGCCAGCTGATTGCTCAAGGCTTTGATGTGGCGGTGATTAACCCTCGGTTTACCAAGCCTATCGACGCTGAGCTGACCGCTCATTTTGGAAATGTGTCGGACGTGGTGGTGACCATGGAAGATCATGTCCTCATGGGCGGCTACGGCAGCACCGTTCTGGAGTTGTTCAGCGAGAAGCGCATCCATACACCGGTGGTCCGGATCGGGTGGCCGGATGCGTTTATTGAGCATGCCTCCTCGGTCGACTATTTGCGTGCTAAACACGGATTGACCGTCCAAAGAACCGTGGAGCTGGTCAAAGCCCAATTTACACTGGCACCGGTGGATTCTCCGTCGGCGACCAAGGCGGTTAATCCCGTCAAAGGATCCTAA
- the rpmB gene encoding 50S ribosomal protein L28, with translation MARICELTGKRPIKGSIIWRSGKAKKQGGIGTHVTAITKRRFFPNLQRVKAVINGEVRYIRVTASAIKKGLVTKPQKRNWKKPEAAKK, from the coding sequence ATGGCGAGAATTTGCGAATTAACCGGTAAGCGTCCGATCAAAGGCAGCATCATCTGGCGCAGTGGTAAAGCCAAGAAGCAGGGGGGTATTGGTACCCACGTCACCGCCATCACCAAGCGGCGCTTCTTCCCCAACCTGCAGCGGGTAAAGGCCGTTATTAATGGTGAAGTGCGCTACATCCGGGTGACGGCTAGCGCCATCAAGAAAGGCTTGGTCACCAAGCCGCAAAAGCGGAACTGGAAGAAGCCGGAAGCCGCCAAGAAGTAA
- a CDS encoding prepilin-type N-terminal cleavage/methylation domain-containing protein yields the protein MKITTGQKRSKRAAYTLIEMMFAISITSVMFFAGMSAISFSKIQLIKDKERAIISDFAVHYLEMLRGLPFDSMAPGNPINPIFDGVNATESGKKFQVIIPANSNWVDLNTASYQLFCPDLSTMSTRNPKMSLGFSTTSSGGVVRTRQATLSVSWESPLGQGGTNSMRLDLLRVRDIEVRQ from the coding sequence ATGAAGATCACTACCGGCCAGAAACGGTCAAAAAGGGCAGCTTACACGCTGATTGAGATGATGTTTGCCATCAGCATCACCAGCGTGATGTTTTTCGCGGGAATGAGCGCCATCAGCTTCTCCAAAATTCAGCTGATCAAGGATAAGGAGCGTGCCATCATTTCGGACTTCGCTGTCCATTATCTAGAGATGCTCCGCGGATTGCCGTTCGACAGCATGGCGCCTGGCAATCCCATTAATCCCATCTTTGACGGAGTCAACGCCACCGAGTCGGGGAAGAAGTTTCAGGTGATCATCCCGGCCAACTCCAACTGGGTGGATTTGAACACGGCCAGCTACCAGCTTTTCTGCCCGGACTTGTCCACCATGAGCACGCGCAATCCGAAGATGAGCCTCGGTTTTTCTACCACCAGCTCCGGCGGTGTGGTTCGGACGCGCCAAGCCACGTTGAGTGTTTCCTGGGAATCCCCGCTCGGCCAAGGCGGCACCAATAGCATGCGCCTGGACCTCTTGCGGGTTCGAGACATCGAAGTTCGTCAATAG
- a CDS encoding ApaG domain, with the protein MSQSSKPVEVPGLNVTLDRLVYRHAPEISPDRPHCFVYFLTIHNRSAQAVTIKGRKWVVSHDDGSTLVVEGDGVVGKTPTIPPGDEFSYNSQHLTDTRHAVAEGSYLGLDSDGRKVLIRIPRFELAVPATE; encoded by the coding sequence ATGAGCCAAAGTTCCAAGCCGGTCGAGGTGCCGGGCCTGAATGTCACTCTGGATCGCCTGGTTTACCGCCACGCTCCAGAGATCTCGCCTGACCGGCCTCACTGTTTCGTCTATTTCCTCACCATCCACAACCGTTCGGCGCAGGCGGTGACGATCAAGGGGCGCAAATGGGTGGTATCCCATGACGATGGAAGCACGCTGGTGGTGGAGGGCGACGGCGTGGTTGGAAAGACTCCCACCATACCGCCGGGGGATGAGTTTTCCTACAACAGCCAGCATCTCACCGATACCCGTCACGCTGTCGCCGAGGGTAGCTACCTCGGTTTGGATAGCGACGGACGCAAGGTCCTGATCCGCATTCCACGGTTCGAACTGGCGGTTCCGGCCACTGAGTGA
- a CDS encoding ABC transporter ATP-binding protein, whose translation MRLTEVLHVHDLCIRRGKTKILDSIEWRVQSGEHWVILGANGSGKTSLLSALTGYLTPTSGGMTVFGEVYGETDWRSLRSHIGLVSSSIRQLMPEHEPALISVASGRYAMIDFWGEPNRRDRKAAQSILRRIDCAHLADRPWLYLSQGERQRVLIGRALMAQPKVLILDEPCAGLDPAARESFLGFLDQLGRHPGGPNLILVTHHVEEITPAFTHAMVLREGRISAQGPIPKVVTSAQLSSAFGAQALVRRVQGRYTLRIQSPSRW comes from the coding sequence ATGCGCCTCACCGAAGTTCTCCACGTTCACGACCTGTGCATCCGGCGCGGGAAAACCAAGATACTGGACTCCATCGAGTGGCGGGTTCAGAGCGGCGAGCATTGGGTTATTTTGGGCGCCAACGGGTCCGGGAAAACCTCGCTGCTCAGCGCTCTGACCGGATACCTCACCCCTACCTCGGGCGGCATGACTGTTTTTGGCGAGGTGTACGGTGAAACGGATTGGAGGTCCCTGCGATCTCACATCGGCCTGGTCAGTTCCTCGATTCGCCAGCTTATGCCGGAGCACGAGCCCGCTCTCATCTCCGTGGCGAGCGGCCGGTACGCCATGATCGACTTTTGGGGCGAACCCAACCGGCGTGATCGGAAGGCGGCCCAGTCCATCTTGCGACGGATTGATTGCGCGCATCTGGCGGATCGTCCTTGGCTTTATCTGTCGCAAGGGGAGCGTCAGCGCGTGCTCATCGGCCGCGCTCTCATGGCTCAGCCGAAGGTGCTGATCTTGGACGAGCCGTGTGCAGGCCTCGATCCGGCCGCGCGCGAGTCCTTTCTGGGGTTTTTGGATCAGCTGGGACGTCACCCAGGTGGACCCAACCTCATTTTGGTCACTCATCATGTGGAGGAAATCACCCCCGCCTTCACGCACGCGATGGTTCTGCGGGAGGGACGCATCAGCGCGCAAGGACCCATTCCTAAGGTGGTCACTTCAGCGCAGCTTTCGTCGGCCTTTGGAGCGCAAGCGCTGGTGCGGCGAGTGCAGGGTCGTTACACCTTGCGAATCCAGTCCCCGTCCCGCTGGTGA
- a CDS encoding HEAT repeat domain-containing protein: MMKAYVVRALRGALFFAVPFLALSPDLKAAEESFGNAPQTGGNVMPASREGEMAIKKFRVAPGLQTELWAAEPLVANIVAFNFDDQGNCYVVETFRHSAGVTDIRGHMGWLDEELASRSVDDRIAIIKKHEAGRLDWYTKYSDRVRKVWDSKGQGYADQATVFSDGYNAIEDGLASGVLAWKGRVYFANIPHLWELRDANGDGVAEGKNSLLHGFGVRTGFLGHDLHGLIVGPDGRLYFTVGDRGGHVVTADGRTISNPETGAVYRCNPDGSGLEIFAQGLRNPQEIAFDDLGNWFTGDNNSDGGDPARWVYLLEGGDSGWHIGYQFIDKPNSRGPWISEKMCYPPSPEQPAYLIPPVANITSGPSGLAHYPGTGLPERYQGHFFLVDFTGGKGSSVHSFAVKPKGAGFELVDRDHLISDLLATDVEFGPDGGVYVSDWVQGWDKTGKGRIYRISDPNQKDNPLLKETKQLIGEDLSLRPVSDLVPLLGHQDQRVRLRSQFALADKGTAGEVALRDAARQGDRLLARVHGIWGLGQVLRQRNNDAPSRASLDALLALLNDSDREVAAQAAKCLGEVSWKPAAGKLAEMLNDPLPRNRLLAGIALAKLQVPASASAFLKLARDNESARDPYLRHAAVLGLAGIREEAPLLAAAADPSSEVRTTAVLGLRRLKSPSISRFLRDADPRVAVEAGRAVHDLPIDQAMPDLASIELTSETSTPLGRRVVDAQLRVGTAEAAERLVRIATNSTLGAAIRVQAIQSLAKWGEPTRRDAITGLWRPLPARVATQAITGLSPHLPSLIKSGSSEVQVESARLSAAWKQTDTGASLLELLSNTTAGIEPRREALKALADLKDARLNQAIEIAKADAAEGLKREATRLQGESGGQDALRTIEASLEKGTRGEQQAAASALGGLKDGASEQVLARWIDRLTEGKVPAYLHLDLLESAGKRSSPALKDRLATYEASRSKTDKIAAYRECLEGGDAALGKKIFIERADVSCVRCHKVGAEGGEVGPDLTGIGSRQARNYILESIVAPNEKIAAGFETVLVTLKDGSAYAGQVKLDTETELEINSPEDGIVKVKKSDITSRERGLSGMPEELRQMLSKQDLRNLVEFLSQSK; the protein is encoded by the coding sequence ATGATGAAGGCATATGTTGTTCGAGCCCTGCGAGGGGCTCTTTTTTTTGCAGTCCCGTTTCTAGCTCTGAGTCCGGATCTGAAAGCCGCCGAAGAATCCTTCGGGAACGCGCCTCAAACGGGGGGCAACGTCATGCCGGCCAGCCGAGAGGGCGAGATGGCCATCAAGAAATTCCGAGTGGCCCCGGGCCTCCAAACCGAGCTGTGGGCGGCCGAACCTCTGGTGGCAAACATCGTTGCGTTCAATTTCGATGACCAGGGCAATTGCTATGTCGTGGAAACTTTCCGTCACTCGGCCGGTGTCACCGACATCCGCGGCCACATGGGCTGGCTGGATGAGGAACTGGCTTCGCGGTCGGTCGATGACCGTATCGCGATCATCAAGAAGCATGAAGCGGGGCGGCTCGACTGGTACACCAAGTATTCGGATCGGGTGCGCAAAGTGTGGGATTCCAAAGGACAGGGTTATGCGGACCAGGCCACGGTGTTCAGCGATGGATATAACGCCATCGAAGACGGGCTTGCCTCGGGCGTGTTGGCTTGGAAAGGACGGGTCTATTTCGCCAACATTCCCCACCTTTGGGAACTGCGCGACGCCAATGGCGACGGTGTGGCCGAAGGAAAGAATTCCCTCCTGCATGGCTTCGGAGTTCGAACCGGGTTTCTGGGCCATGACCTGCACGGACTGATCGTAGGGCCCGACGGCAGGCTCTACTTTACCGTGGGCGATCGAGGCGGCCATGTAGTCACCGCGGACGGCCGCACGATCTCCAATCCGGAGACGGGGGCGGTCTATCGTTGTAATCCGGATGGCAGCGGCTTGGAGATCTTTGCTCAGGGGTTGCGAAATCCCCAGGAAATAGCCTTCGATGATTTAGGGAACTGGTTCACGGGCGACAACAATTCCGACGGCGGGGATCCCGCCCGCTGGGTCTATCTGCTGGAGGGCGGGGATTCTGGGTGGCACATTGGTTATCAGTTCATCGACAAACCGAACTCTCGAGGCCCCTGGATTTCAGAGAAGATGTGCTATCCTCCCAGCCCGGAGCAGCCGGCCTACCTCATTCCGCCGGTGGCGAACATCACGAGCGGTCCCTCCGGGCTCGCTCACTATCCCGGAACCGGTTTGCCAGAAAGATATCAAGGCCACTTCTTCCTGGTGGACTTCACCGGCGGGAAAGGCAGTAGCGTGCACTCGTTTGCGGTAAAGCCCAAAGGCGCGGGCTTTGAGCTCGTCGACCGAGATCATCTCATCTCCGACCTTCTCGCCACCGATGTTGAATTTGGCCCCGACGGTGGCGTCTATGTGTCAGATTGGGTTCAAGGATGGGACAAGACCGGGAAGGGACGGATCTATCGGATCTCAGATCCCAATCAGAAAGACAATCCCCTGCTCAAGGAAACCAAGCAACTCATCGGCGAGGATCTCAGCCTGCGACCGGTATCTGATCTTGTGCCGCTCCTGGGACATCAGGATCAGCGGGTACGGCTTCGCAGTCAGTTCGCTTTGGCCGACAAGGGAACCGCGGGCGAGGTAGCACTGCGCGATGCCGCGCGCCAAGGCGATCGGCTCCTGGCCCGAGTTCATGGAATTTGGGGTCTCGGGCAGGTGCTGCGGCAGCGCAACAACGATGCGCCATCGCGAGCTTCCCTGGATGCCCTGCTGGCGCTCCTGAACGACTCGGACCGTGAAGTGGCCGCCCAAGCCGCCAAGTGCCTGGGAGAGGTGAGCTGGAAGCCTGCGGCGGGCAAGCTGGCGGAAATGCTGAACGATCCCCTGCCCCGCAACCGGCTGCTTGCCGGGATCGCACTCGCCAAGCTTCAAGTCCCCGCCTCGGCCTCGGCATTTCTCAAGCTGGCTCGAGACAACGAATCGGCCCGCGATCCCTACCTCCGTCACGCAGCCGTGCTAGGCCTCGCCGGAATCAGGGAAGAAGCGCCTCTCCTCGCCGCAGCCGCCGATCCTTCCTCCGAGGTCCGCACCACCGCGGTGCTCGGGCTGCGCCGCTTGAAGAGCCCGAGCATCTCCCGCTTTCTGCGCGATGCGGACCCGCGAGTTGCCGTCGAAGCCGGACGAGCTGTCCATGATCTCCCGATCGACCAGGCCATGCCCGACCTGGCGTCCATAGAACTCACCTCGGAAACCTCCACGCCGCTCGGACGCCGCGTGGTCGATGCCCAACTGCGCGTCGGCACCGCTGAAGCGGCCGAGCGACTGGTCCGGATCGCCACGAATAGCACCCTCGGAGCGGCCATCCGAGTTCAAGCCATTCAGTCGCTGGCGAAATGGGGAGAGCCCACCCGACGTGACGCCATCACTGGACTCTGGAGACCCCTACCGGCGCGAGTTGCGACGCAGGCCATCACCGGCCTATCACCCCATCTTCCTAGCCTGATCAAATCGGGGAGTTCCGAGGTTCAGGTGGAATCCGCTCGCTTGTCAGCAGCCTGGAAGCAAACCGACACCGGAGCTTCGCTGCTGGAACTTCTCTCCAACACCACCGCTGGAATTGAGCCGCGACGTGAAGCCCTGAAGGCGTTGGCCGATTTGAAGGACGCCCGGCTGAACCAAGCGATCGAGATAGCCAAAGCCGATGCCGCCGAGGGACTTAAGCGCGAGGCCACCCGGCTGCAGGGTGAGTCGGGAGGTCAGGATGCGCTCCGCACGATTGAAGCCAGCCTCGAAAAAGGCACTCGAGGCGAGCAGCAGGCAGCCGCCAGTGCGCTGGGAGGCCTGAAGGACGGCGCCTCCGAGCAAGTGCTGGCCCGGTGGATCGATCGGCTGACGGAAGGCAAGGTCCCGGCCTATCTCCACCTGGATCTGCTGGAATCGGCCGGGAAGCGATCTTCCCCCGCGCTCAAGGATCGTTTGGCGACGTACGAAGCATCCCGCAGCAAGACCGACAAGATCGCCGCCTACCGTGAATGTCTGGAGGGTGGCGATGCGGCGCTCGGGAAGAAAATCTTCATCGAGCGGGCCGATGTCTCCTGCGTGCGCTGCCACAAAGTCGGCGCTGAAGGCGGCGAAGTAGGTCCCGACCTCACCGGCATCGGCTCCCGCCAGGCTAGAAACTACATCCTGGAGTCGATTGTGGCTCCGAACGAAAAAATAGCGGCCGGGTTCGAAACCGTACTCGTCACCTTGAAGGATGGCAGCGCCTACGCGGGCCAGGTCAAACTCGACACAGAGACCGAACTGGAAATCAACTCTCCCGAGGACGGTATTGTGAAGGTGAAGAAGTCGGATATCACCAGCCGCGAACGGGGCTTGTCAGGAATGCCCGAAGAACTTCGCCAAATGCTGAGCAAACAAGACTTGCGTAACCTAGTGGAGTTTTTATCGCAGTCCAAGTAA
- a CDS encoding glycogen-binding domain-containing protein, whose translation MNTTKESHKNKVKPSSRVRTHVVHIEYFDPTAKQVNIAGTFNEWHPQVTEMVDLGHGRWAKEITLPEGEHEYRLVVDGVWKEDPHCPLTAPNPFGSHNSLIVLP comes from the coding sequence ATGAACACCACTAAAGAATCTCATAAGAACAAAGTGAAGCCATCCTCCCGTGTCCGCACCCATGTTGTTCACATTGAATACTTTGATCCGACCGCAAAGCAGGTCAATATCGCAGGTACCTTCAACGAGTGGCATCCTCAGGTTACCGAGATGGTCGATTTGGGCCATGGTCGTTGGGCCAAGGAGATCACCCTTCCGGAGGGCGAGCATGAATACCGTTTGGTGGTGGATGGTGTCTGGAAGGAAGATCCGCACTGCCCGCTCACGGCGCCGAATCCGTTCGGATCTCACAATTCCTTGATCGTCCTGCCCTAG
- a CDS encoding fumarate hydratase, with protein MQALLDTLLELIRRTSAEIPDDVQRAIIGSLENEKKGTIAESALKIIERNIELAKRKSQPICQDTGSIIFYVDCPIGFDQITFTEAARQAVTLATKKGYLRQNSVDSLTGKNDGTNVGPGAPTLHFHQHRSAETEVRLILKGGGCENVGAQYSLPDESLHANRDLKGCRAVILDAIIQAQGKGCGPGILGVCIGGDRATGYEFSKQQFLRSLSDRNPVPQLDELEQEILQTANELGIGPMGFGGKTTLLGVKICAANRLPASFFVSVSYMCWAYRRQGIRLDNAFSIAQWLY; from the coding sequence ATGCAAGCGTTGCTGGACACTCTGTTAGAACTCATTCGTCGCACATCCGCCGAGATTCCGGACGATGTGCAACGCGCGATCATCGGCTCCCTCGAGAACGAAAAGAAGGGGACGATCGCTGAATCCGCCCTCAAAATCATCGAACGGAACATTGAGCTGGCCAAACGCAAGTCCCAGCCGATTTGCCAGGACACCGGGAGCATCATCTTCTATGTCGATTGCCCCATCGGCTTTGATCAGATCACCTTCACGGAGGCGGCTCGGCAGGCGGTGACACTCGCGACCAAGAAGGGGTATCTGCGCCAGAACTCCGTGGATTCACTCACGGGCAAGAACGACGGCACCAATGTGGGGCCGGGCGCTCCGACTCTCCACTTTCACCAGCATCGATCAGCCGAGACGGAGGTGCGCCTGATCTTGAAAGGGGGCGGATGCGAGAACGTGGGGGCCCAATACTCACTGCCGGACGAGAGCCTGCACGCGAACCGGGATCTGAAGGGCTGTCGCGCGGTAATTCTGGATGCCATTATCCAAGCACAGGGCAAGGGGTGCGGGCCGGGAATCCTGGGCGTTTGCATCGGGGGCGACCGGGCGACCGGCTACGAGTTTTCCAAGCAGCAGTTCCTCCGATCCTTGTCAGATCGCAACCCTGTTCCCCAACTCGATGAGCTGGAGCAGGAAATTCTTCAGACTGCGAATGAGCTAGGCATTGGTCCCATGGGATTTGGAGGCAAAACCACTCTGCTCGGCGTTAAGATATGTGCGGCCAACCGGTTGCCGGCCTCGTTCTTTGTGAGCGTGAGCTACATGTGCTGGGCCTATCGGCGTCAGGGTATTCGACTGGACAATGCTTTCAGCATCGCCCAGTGGCTTTATTGA
- a CDS encoding fumarate hydratase C-terminal domain-containing protein, giving the protein MISLSAPFTAEKISALKVGDAVELTGVLYTGRDAVHKYLHEGGTLPPEVNLRDGILYHCGPVVIKDANGEWKVTAAGPTTSIREEPYQWQVIRDFGLRGVIGKGGMGDRTLEACQKYGCVYLHAIGGAAQVLAECIKKVRNVYLLEKFGAPEAIWELEVERFPVVVTMDSHGGSLHDRVLADSRKALASRL; this is encoded by the coding sequence ATGATTTCTCTGTCTGCTCCGTTCACGGCCGAAAAAATCAGCGCCTTGAAGGTTGGTGATGCGGTGGAACTCACTGGCGTTCTCTATACCGGTCGAGATGCCGTGCACAAGTACCTTCATGAAGGTGGAACACTGCCACCTGAGGTCAACCTGCGTGATGGAATCCTCTATCACTGTGGTCCGGTGGTGATCAAGGATGCCAATGGTGAATGGAAGGTCACCGCAGCCGGTCCGACGACTTCGATTCGCGAGGAACCATACCAATGGCAGGTCATTCGTGATTTTGGCCTGCGCGGGGTGATTGGCAAAGGAGGGATGGGGGATCGCACACTGGAGGCGTGTCAGAAATACGGGTGTGTCTACCTGCATGCCATCGGAGGCGCGGCGCAGGTCCTGGCGGAGTGCATTAAGAAAGTGCGCAATGTCTACTTGCTGGAGAAGTTTGGCGCACCGGAGGCCATCTGGGAGTTGGAAGTGGAACGGTTTCCAGTGGTGGTGACCATGGATTCCCATGGAGGATCGCTTCACGACCGCGTGTTGGCCGACAGCCGGAAGGCTCTCGCCAGCCGACTGTAG
- a CDS encoding diacylglycerol kinase family lipid kinase yields the protein MTRTCIIFNPTARGDKAASFRAQLDSLSVRYTLRPTDAAGAARRMAREAVQEGFEVIVAAGGDGTVNEVVNGISDHPDGWVRASLGILPLGTVNVFAKELGIPADISGALALLREGHLSERDLPLAEFSTSAGIERRCFVQLAGAGLDSRAIARVRWNLKKRLGPLAYVIAGLGALRENTSPIQVASAEKQMEGGLILIGKGRYYGGRYILFPQAVPDDGYLEVVVYPRVGLAQLAGFGFGWLAGNLHRFTGAVRWKTRAVTLSCRANMPFELEGDNVGDLPVTFRSAGRRMRVWGVRT from the coding sequence ATGACTCGCACCTGCATTATTTTTAATCCGACCGCCCGCGGTGACAAAGCAGCCAGCTTTCGTGCTCAGTTAGACTCCTTATCGGTGCGGTACACCCTTCGGCCCACCGACGCAGCGGGCGCTGCGCGACGTATGGCCCGTGAGGCGGTTCAGGAGGGCTTTGAGGTGATCGTTGCGGCGGGTGGTGACGGCACCGTGAACGAGGTGGTCAATGGGATCAGCGACCACCCGGATGGTTGGGTGCGGGCTTCCTTGGGTATTTTGCCGCTCGGGACGGTCAATGTTTTTGCCAAGGAGTTGGGTATTCCAGCGGATATTTCCGGAGCATTGGCACTGCTGCGTGAGGGGCACCTGAGCGAGCGCGATTTGCCTTTGGCCGAGTTCTCGACGTCGGCGGGGATTGAGCGTCGTTGTTTTGTGCAACTCGCCGGCGCGGGGCTTGATTCTCGGGCGATCGCCCGTGTTCGCTGGAATCTCAAGAAGCGTCTTGGCCCCCTTGCGTATGTGATTGCGGGACTGGGAGCACTACGCGAGAACACTTCGCCCATCCAGGTGGCTTCGGCGGAAAAGCAGATGGAAGGAGGGCTGATCTTGATCGGTAAGGGACGCTACTATGGCGGGCGTTACATCCTTTTTCCACAAGCGGTGCCGGATGACGGCTATCTGGAGGTGGTAGTTTATCCTCGGGTTGGGCTCGCCCAGTTGGCAGGTTTCGGGTTTGGATGGTTGGCCGGTAATCTGCACCGTTTCACTGGCGCCGTGCGTTGGAAGACCCGTGCTGTAACTTTGAGTTGTCGGGCTAACATGCCCTTTGAACTTGAAGGTGACAATGTCGGAGACCTCCCTGTGACATTCCGTTCTGCCGGGAGGCGGATGCGTGTGTGGGGGGTGCGGACTTAG